A single window of Melopsittacus undulatus isolate bMelUnd1 chromosome 22, bMelUnd1.mat.Z, whole genome shotgun sequence DNA harbors:
- the LOC117437488 gene encoding solute carrier family 22 member 6-like, with protein MCSMCSSVLQTQGEPGSRIQASRTPAHPTMSFAALLTRLGGMGRFQSLYVAALALPLLLLASHNLLQNFTAGVPDHHCRTGGLPLLASIPTDGQRRPQRCRRFVEPQWHLLDANGTANGSAAATEPCRDGWSYGDGAFAHTIVTEWDLVCESKTWKQAAQSIYMAGILLGSCLFGILSDKLGRRAVLTWCYLQLGVTGAGTAAAPTLLLYCLGRFLSGLAMAGVSLNTSSLCMEWIPTEARAVVGTINGYCYTLGQFLLAAVAFALPHWRWLQLTVSLPFGLFFLYSWLLPESARWQLSTGRQLQALAGLRRVARINGREQEGASLEPEALQALGLQEPSVPGGAVAALFRTPGMRTVSCGVSFVWFSTSFAYYGLAMDLQGFGLDMYLSQVLFGAVDIPAKLLSAVAIGSVGRRGAQGGALALAGVCVLANSAVPGELRALRMALAVLGKGSLAASFNCAYIYTGELFPTAIRQTGLGLGGTMARVGGMVAPLVRMVAEVSPILPLLIYGAAPIVSAGATYFLPETRSLPLPETVADVEMRAGHLKDKELSIPLSSTSTKDSA; from the exons ATGTGCTCCATGTGCTCAAGTGTCCTGCAGACCCAGGGGGAGCCTGGATCCCGGATCCAGGCATCCCGAACACCAG ctcACCCCACCATGTCCTTCGCCGCGCTCCTGACCCGCCTGGGTGGCATGGGCCGTTTCCAGTCCCTATACGTGGCAGCCCTGGCACTACCATTGCTGCTCCTCGCCAGCCACAACCTGCTGCAGAACTTCACCGCCGGCGTCCCCGACCACCATTGCCGCACCGGAGGCCTCCCCCTGCTGGCCTCCATCCCCACCGACGGCCAGCGGCGGCCCCAGCGCTGCCGGCGCTTCGTGGAGCCCCAATGGCACCTCCTGGATGCCAACGGCACGGCCAACGGCAGCGCCGCGGCCACCGAGCCCTGCCGCGATGGATGGAGCTATGGTGACGGTGCCTTCGCGCACACCATCGTCACCGAG TGGGATCTGGTGTGTGAGTCCAAGACATGGAAGCAGGCGGCTCAATCCATTTACATGGCCGGGATCCTCCTGGGCTCCTGCCTCTTTGGGATCCTCTCTGATAA GCTGGGTCGCCGGGCGGTGCTGACCTGGTGCTACCTGCAGCTGGGGGTGACTGGTGCCGGCACCGCGGCAGCACCAACACTGCTGCTCTACTGCCTGGGCCGGTTCCTGAGCGGGCTGGCGATGGCTGGAGTGTCCCTAAACACATCCTCACTAT GCATGGAGTGGATCCCGACGGAGGCTCGGGCTGTGGTTGGCACCATCAATGGATACTGCTACACCCTGGGCCAGTTCCTGCTGGCGGCCGTGGCCTTCGCGCTCCCGCACTGGCGCTGGCTGCAGCTCACGGTGTCCCTGCCCTTCGGCCTCTTCTTCCTCTACTCCTG gctgctgccagAGTCCGCCCGCTGGCAGCTGAGCACAGGGCGGCAGCTCCAGGCCCTGGCCGGGCTCCGACGCGTGGCTCGGATCAATGGGCGTGAGCAGGAGGGAGCCAGCCTGGAGCcggag GCACTGCAGGCTCTGGGCCTCCAGGAGCCGTCGGTGCCAGGGGGAGCTGTGGCCGCACTATTCCGGACTCCGGGAATGAGGACGGTGTCGTGTGGAGTCTCCTTTGTCTG GTTCTCCACCAGCTTCGCCTATTATGGTCTGGCCATGGACCTTCAGGGCTTCGGGCTGGACATGTACCTGAGCCAGGTGCTGTTTGGGGCCGTGGACATCCCGGCCAAGCTGCTGTCGGCCGTGGCCATAGGATCCGTAGGGAGAAGGGGGGCTCAGGGGGGGGCCCTGGCGCTGGCTGGGGTCTGTGTCCTGGCCAACAGTGCTGTGCCtggag AGCTGCGGGCGCTCAGGATGgctctggctgtgctggggaagggatCACTGGCTGCATCCTTCAACTGTGCCTATATCTACACTGGGGAGCTGTTCCCCACGGCCAtcag GCAGACAGGGCTGGGCCTGGGGGGCACCATGGCTCGTGTGGGGGGGATGGTGGCCCCCCTGGTGCGGATGGTGGCCGAGGtcagccccatcctgcccctgctcatctatggggctgcccccatTGTCTCTGCTGGGGCCACCTACTTCCTACCGGAGACCCGGAGCCTGCCCCTGCCCGAGACTGTGGCCGACGTGGAGATGAG
- the LOC117437434 gene encoding LOW QUALITY PROTEIN: solute carrier family 22 member 6-A-like (The sequence of the model RefSeq protein was modified relative to this genomic sequence to represent the inferred CDS: deleted 1 base in 1 codon) yields the protein MLPESSGWDQLRREREQEQCLRAMPFGAVLVQVGALGRFQLLQTVLLVLPLLLMASHNLLQNFTAAVPPHRCRPAPTNGSRGGGNGTGGTVGSCLRDTGNGSTEGCADGWEYDHSTYVATIVTEWDLVCSYRQLRQMAQSIYMAGVLVGALVLGGLSDRFGRKAMLMWSYLQLAVMGTCTAFAPNYATYCVLRFAGGMALSGFGLSIACLVVEWIPTSHRAVTVAITGFAYTLGQILLAGVAFAVPHWRHLQLTVSLPFFGFLLYSWWLAESARWLVLSGRAEAAVRVLQRVARINGRKEEGEKITVEILRSHMKEELAGLKASYSISDLVRTPVIRRIFCCLSIVWFSTSFSYYGLAMDLQNFGVSIYLIQVIFGAVDFPAKVVVTISLSYIGRRLSLAVALFVAGLAIIANIFVPTDLQTLRTALAVLGKGCLSASFNCVFLYTTELYPTPIRQTGLGFGSTMARVGGIVAPLVKMLDESYPLLPPAVYGVFPVVAAAVAAFLPETLNMPLPDTIQEVESRAKRKPKEDPKEKIPLEPQEKVLQKEP from the exons ATGTTGCCCGAATCCTCCGGTTGGGATCAGCTGAGACGGGAACGGGAACAG GAACAG tgcCTGCGGGCGATGCCGTTCGGGGCTGTCCTGGTGCAGGTGGGAGCCCTGGGCCGgttccagctgctgcagacggtgctgctggtgctgcccctGCTGCTCATGGCCAGTCACAACCTGCTGCAGAACTTCACTGCCGCTGTC CCCCCCCACCGCTGCCGACCGGCCCCTACCAACggcagccggggggggggcaacGGCACCGGCGGCACCGTCGGGTCCTGCCTGCGGGACACCGGGAACGGCAGCACCGAGGGATGTGCTGATGGATGGGAGTATGACCACAGCACTTATGTGGCTACCATTGTGactgag tgggACCTGGTCTGCAGCTACCGGCAGCTCCGGCAGATGGCCCAATCCATCTACATGGCCGGGGTCCTGGTGGGGGCCCTTGTCCTGGGGGGCCTCTCAGACAG GTTCGGGCGCAAGGCCATGCTGATGTGGTCCTACCTGCAGCTGGCAGTGATGGGAACCTGCACTGCCTTTGCCCCCAACTACGCGACCTACTGCGTCCTGCGCTTCGCTGGGGGCATGGCCCTATCCGGCTTCGGGCTCAGCATCGCCTGTCTGG TGGTGGAGTGGATCCCCACATCTCACCGCGCTGTCACCGTGGCCATCACCGGCTTCGCCTACACCCTGGGCCAGATCCTGCTGGCTGGGGTGGCCTTTGCTGTGCCCCATTGGCGTCATCTGCAGCTCACTGTGTCCCTGCCCTTCTTTGGGTTCCTGCTCTACTCCTG GTGGCTGGCCGAGTCCGCGCGCTGGTTGGTGCTGTCAGGCAGGGCCGAGGCAGCCGTCAGGGTCCTGCAGCGCGTGGCCAGGATCaatggaaggaaagaggaaggggagaagATCACAGTGGAG ATCCTGAGGTCCCACATGAAGGAGGAGCTCGCAGGGCTCAAGGCCTCCTACAGCATCTCTGACCTGGTCCGGACACCCGTCATCAGACGCATCTTCTGCTGCCTCTCCATTGTctg GTTCTCCACCAGTTTCTCCTATTACGGGCTGGCCATGGACCTGCAGAACTTCGGGGTCAGCATTTACCTCATCCAGGTGATCTTTGGGGCTGTGGACTTCCCAGCCAAGGTGGTGGTGACCATCTCATTGAGCTACATTGGCCGGCGCCTGTCCCTTGCGGTCGCGCTCTTCGTGGCAGGCTTGGCCATCATCGCCAACATCTTCGTGCCCacag ATCTGCAGACCCTGCGCACGgcgctggcagtgctgggcaagGGCTGCCTCTCAGCCTCCTTCAACTGCGTGTTCCTCTACACCACCGAGCTCTACCCCACCCCTATCAG GCAGACGGGGCTGGGCTTCGGCAGCACCATGGCGCGTGTCGGTGGCATCGTGGCTCCGCTGGTGAAGATGCTGGATGAGTCCtaccccctcctgccccccgcGGTCTATGGGGTGTTCCCAGTGGTGGCGGCCGCGGTGGCCGCGTTCCTGCCGGAGACACTCAACATGCCCCTGCCGGACACCATACAGGAGGTGGAGagcag GGCCAAGCGGAAGCCCAAGGAAGACCCCAAGGAGAAGATCCCATTGGAGCCGCAGGAGAAGGTGCTGCAGAAGGAGCCCTGA